Genomic segment of Citrus sinensis cultivar Valencia sweet orange chromosome 7, DVS_A1.0, whole genome shotgun sequence:
TAACCCCATAGCCAGTCTTTTTGCCATTACAAAACATACTCCACAATGGCTCTTCTAATAGCTTCACTTTATCCTTTTCGGGCCTTTTTTCACATTCCAGGGCGATTCTCACCATTCCTGAACCCATTTCCTTTTGCAACACATTCGTTTGCATGGCAAGCTCAACGATTACCGTAGGCAAACATTTAGGGTTTTCTTGAATAGATAGGCTTACCTTACCTTTCCGGTACCCGAATAACGTTCCCGTGACCTTCCGGCTACTGCTGGATGGCGTCCGGATGTCTGGTAATCCGCCGGGATAGACCGGCATCTTGCACATGGCTGGGGAGACAATGGGGAACGACCGAAAAACAGATCGAAAGACACGGAACATCTTAGGtctgttcttcttcttttgagaTGGTTGCACAAGTGATAAAGGTTGGCGTGGTAAAGGCGGCGCGGCTGGTGTTGAAGGAGCTGACGAAGTCGGAGAGTCATCTTTGGAGGCGGCGCTGTCCCTAGACTTTGGCTCCCCC
This window contains:
- the LOC102629266 gene encoding protein MIZU-KUSSEI 1 produces the protein MGEPKSRDSAASKDDSPTSSAPSTPAAPPLPRQPLSLVQPSQKKKNRPKMFRVFRSVFRSFPIVSPAMCKMPVYPGGLPDIRTPSSSSRKVTGTLFGYRKGKVSLSIQENPKCLPTVIVELAMQTNVLQKEMGSGMVRIALECEKRPEKDKVKLLEEPLWSMFCNGKKTGYGVKREANDEDFHVMELLRPVSMGGGVLPGNSDAEGADGELAYIRAHFERVVGSKDSETLYMLSPEGNNGPELSIFFVRI